From a region of the Hypanus sabinus isolate sHypSab1 chromosome 2, sHypSab1.hap1, whole genome shotgun sequence genome:
- the LOC132404674 gene encoding uncharacterized protein LOC132404674, with protein sequence MDRMVDQYQLRATFPYLDNITICGHDRPDHDANLQRFLQVAAALNLTYNRDKCVFGTTRLAILGYVVENGVIGPDPERMRPLLELPLPTTLKALRRCLGFFSYYAQWVPHYADKARPLVKSTSFPLSAEACAAFNCIKADIAKATMHAVDETAPFQVECDASDFALAATLNQEGRPVAFFYRTLQGSEIRHSAVEKEAQAIVEAVRHWRHYLAGKRFTVLTNQRSVAFLFSNQQRGKIKNDKILRWRIELSTYTYDILYRPGRLNEPPDALSRGTCASTQLDQLYALHAQLCHPGVTRFYHFVKARNLPYSLEDIRTMTRDCQICAECKPHFYCPDTAQLVKATRPFERLSVDFKGPLPSTDRNVYFLSVIDEFSRFPFAIPCPDTTATSVIKALRQLFTLFGYPCYIHSDRGSSFMSEELRQYLLARGIATSRTTSYNPRGNGQVERENATVWKATLLALKSKGLPVSRWQEVLPEALHSIRSLLCTSTNATPHERLFSFPRKSVTGTTLPVWLTSPGPVLLRKHVRSNKYSPLVERVHLLHANPQYAYVVLPDGREDTVSIRDLAPAGAADHYPEGSPVTVNPAPEVTPYSPGPTQTPHDTCIPGVSYAFIPGASHMHEGSPAPSGQEHAQPPSPVQSPMLPAPMRSQPVLRRSQRQIRPPDRLDL encoded by the coding sequence atggaccggatggtggaccagtaccaactgcgggccacatttccctatctggataacatcaccatctgtggtcatgacaggccagatcacgacgccaacctccaacggtttctccaagtggccgcagctctgaaccttacttataacagggacaagtgtgtttttggtaccacccgccttgctatacttgggtatgtcgtggaaaacggggttattgggcctgatcccgaacgtatgcgccccctgttagagctccctcttcccaccactctcaaggccctcagacggtgcctggggtttttttcctattacgcccaatgggtcccccattacgcagacaaggctcgccccctggtcaagtctacctcgtttcccctctctgctgaggcctgcgcggccttcaactgcattaaagcggacattgccaaagctacgatgcatgcagtggacgagaccgctcccttccaagtggagtgtgatgcctccgatttcgctctggctgctacccttaatcaggaaggcagaccagtagcattcttttatcgcaccctccaaggctctgaaattcggcactccgcggtggagaaagaagcccaggccatagtggaggctgttaggcactggaggcactatcttgctggcaaaagattcactgtgctgaccaaccagcgctcggttgcgttcctgttcagcaaccaacagcggggcaagatcaaaaatgataagattttgcggtggaggatagaactctccacctacacctatgatatcctgtaccggcctggcagactcaatgagccccctgatgccctatcccggggaacatgtgctagcacacagctcgaccagctgtacgcccttcatgcacaactttgccatccgggggtcacccgattttaccattttgtgaaagctcggaacctgccgtactccctggaggacatcaggacgatgaccagggactgccaaatttgtgccgagtgcaaaccgcacttctactgtcctgacacggcacaacttgtcaaggccacccgcccttttgaacgcctgagtgttgactttaagggcccccttccctccactgaccgcaatgtctattttctcagtgttattgacgagttctcacggttcccctttgccatcccctgccccgacaccactgccacgtccgtcataaaagccctgcgccagctcttcactctgttcgggtatccctgctatatccacagtgatagagggtcctcctttatgagtgaggagctgcgccagtacttgctagctaggggcattgctaccagtcggaccacgagttataatccccggggtaatggccaggtagagcgggagaatgccacagtgtggaaggccacacttttagcccttaagtccaaagggttgccggtctctcgatggcaggaggtcctccctgaggcactgcactctatccgctctctgttatgtacgtccaccaatgccacccctcacgaacgcctattctcttttcccaggaagtctgtcactgggaccaccctaccagtttggctgacgtccccggggccagtgctgctccggaaacatgtgaggagcaataaatactccccgctggtggagagggttcaccttctccatgcgaacccccagtatgcttacgtggtcttacctgatgggcgggaggacacggtctccatccgcgacctggcacccgcaggtgcagcagaccactaccctgaaggctctccggtaactgtgaaccctgcaccagaggtgacaccgtactcaccaggccctacacagactcctcacgacacttgtataccgggcgtttcgtacgcatttataccaggcgcctcgcacatgcatgagggatcaccggcgcctagtgggcaagaacacgcgcaacccccgtcccctgtgcaatcgccaatgttgccggcacctatgcggtcacagccggtgctacgtagatcgcagcgacagattcgaccgcctgatcggcttgacttgtaa